One genomic segment of Rivularia sp. PCC 7116 includes these proteins:
- a CDS encoding CAAD domain-containing protein has translation METEYKEPQQVNTALQNEMPALDGTNPQTLAKLPPAETSENQLNMIGAKISQFLAEIPQDLNKLYSAYKTPIIGLAVFLASFVALKVVLAMLAAINDIPLVSPVFELIGIGYTGWFTFRYLLKAPTRKELATEIESFKKQIAGNSTTESLN, from the coding sequence ATGGAGACTGAATATAAAGAGCCGCAACAAGTTAATACAGCTTTACAAAACGAAATGCCAGCCTTGGATGGTACTAACCCGCAAACTTTAGCCAAGTTGCCACCTGCTGAGACTTCTGAAAACCAATTGAATATGATTGGCGCAAAAATTTCTCAATTCTTAGCAGAGATTCCCCAAGATTTAAATAAGCTTTACAGTGCGTACAAGACACCGATTATCGGACTTGCAGTATTTTTGGCATCCTTTGTTGCTTTAAAAGTAGTGCTAGCAATGCTTGCTGCGATAAACGATATTCCTTTGGTATCCCCCGTGTTTGAGTTGATTGGAATTGGATATACTGGTTGGTTTACATTCCGCTACCTACTTAAAGCACCAACTAGAAAAGAATTAGCCACTGAAATCGAGTCATTTAAGAAGCAAATTGCAGGTAACAGTACAACCGAGTCTTTGAACTAA
- a CDS encoding metallophosphoesterase, translating to MKLVSEPTTTEKIRKMKQRIRWKDTAIVERNIDQTSLFIDDGKASDVEFSFLVVGDSGTGSHRGHSPMRRVAELMLPHYDDCRFMLHTGDVVYQVGSSEYYSKNFIKPYREAILGGEDYKKIAYDEMVFKLPILPVLGNHDYYDLPIIFGLISATTLPFRRLIPSKLDIEVGRHGSHKGDAFARAFLDYLSKFKFPGELARHLDEYYTAKTDAGRCLRYVPGEFTRLPNRYYTFRYGGIDFFALDSNTINDPLPLPETKEGQAYRSLLQKRRDELEQEQEEIRDISNKLNPDDAKDAEQIDDLQSKLSQIEEMIVDINKQLDSSKKPVTDTEQLEWFKQRLIESWNSSEVRGRVVYFHHPPYVTEATKWEQAQTLAVRSRIRHVLNAVAGQVKYLTQGRPIVDLVLNGHAHCMEHIETLDTGNADSNTNWIVCGGSGHSLRRQRPEGADLWESNSAKGKTESKSVARSHLFIGRNGSGSNKRRPYSGLRIDVKEGSPPKFVVKPLVAERYQRQWYQPKIESFTI from the coding sequence TTGAAATTAGTATCAGAACCTACGACAACCGAAAAGATTCGTAAGATGAAACAGCGGATTCGGTGGAAAGATACCGCTATCGTTGAACGAAATATCGACCAAACAAGTTTATTTATAGATGATGGTAAAGCCTCGGATGTAGAATTTTCTTTTCTAGTAGTAGGTGATAGCGGTACGGGTTCCCACCGGGGACATAGCCCCATGAGGAGAGTAGCGGAACTAATGCTACCCCATTATGATGATTGTCGGTTTATGCTGCATACGGGTGATGTTGTTTATCAAGTAGGTTCTAGCGAATACTATTCCAAAAATTTTATTAAACCTTATCGAGAAGCTATTTTAGGTGGCGAAGATTACAAAAAAATTGCTTATGATGAAATGGTTTTCAAACTGCCTATTTTGCCCGTTTTAGGAAACCATGATTATTATGACTTGCCAATAATATTTGGTTTGATATCGGCAACCACTTTACCATTTCGTCGCCTTATCCCCTCAAAATTAGATATTGAAGTTGGTAGACACGGCTCTCATAAAGGTGATGCGTTTGCACGAGCGTTTTTAGATTATTTGAGCAAATTTAAGTTTCCAGGTGAGTTAGCGCGTCATTTAGACGAATACTATACAGCTAAAACAGATGCAGGAAGATGTCTTCGCTACGTACCGGGGGAATTTACCCGTCTTCCCAATCGTTACTATACCTTTCGTTACGGTGGGATAGATTTTTTTGCTTTAGATTCCAATACTATTAACGATCCGCTTCCTTTACCGGAAACAAAAGAAGGTCAAGCTTATCGCTCATTATTGCAAAAAAGACGCGATGAATTGGAGCAAGAACAAGAAGAAATAAGAGATATTTCTAACAAATTAAATCCCGATGATGCTAAAGATGCAGAACAAATTGATGACTTACAGTCCAAGCTGTCACAAATCGAGGAGATGATTGTTGATATTAACAAGCAATTAGATAGCTCTAAAAAACCAGTTACCGATACCGAACAACTCGAATGGTTCAAGCAGCGTTTAATTGAATCTTGGAATTCATCAGAAGTGCGGGGACGAGTAGTTTATTTTCATCATCCTCCCTATGTCACTGAAGCCACAAAATGGGAACAAGCACAGACTCTTGCAGTTCGCAGCCGCATCCGACACGTTCTTAATGCAGTTGCTGGCCAGGTAAAATATTTAACTCAAGGTCGTCCTATCGTGGATTTAGTTTTGAACGGACATGCCCACTGTATGGAACACATAGAAACATTAGATACAGGTAACGCAGACTCCAACACCAACTGGATTGTTTGCGGAGGTAGTGGGCATAGTTTACGACGACAGCGCCCAGAAGGAGCCGATTTATGGGAAAGTAACTCAGCAAAGGGCAAAACAGAATCTAAGTCAGTAGCGCGATCGCATCTGTTTATAGGTCGTAATGGTTCTGGTTCTAATAAAAGAAGACCTTATTCAGGACTTAGGATTGATGTTAAAGAAGGTTCTCCGCCAAAGTTCGTAGTTAAACCTTTAGTTGCAGAACGATATCAACGTCAATGGTATCAACCAAAAATAGAATCATTTACAATTTAA